The Neospora caninum Liverpool complete genome, chromosome X genome includes a region encoding these proteins:
- a CDS encoding SRS domain-containing protein → MSLNYGVYRKLSHNFRMGVTLLVLLASAYVHDDRLSFFSSVRAQDETPKSQCVVDTEHGTTQCTCDNTDPSPQKLEATLSEDQNVLKVSCKKNHLVCAPEQLNGDKVCPQSANKLHQCSSSNGSSACITLNDILVKPAESVTWSKDTTDTSEDCTTQQLAVPQENFPYTDKKFLVGCIVANDNADKCRVTVTVAARASAKNGQTVTCAYGTSSNKVPQTITLSPSQNAFTLVCGTDGEIMPSTYQQHYCDSSENGATSDCQERDYTSVLTTYQDTWWQKTENSSYTLQIPPTDFPEEPANIMVGCKKSKVSKRGQTSEGEPSTVCKVLVTIEASPNSSSATMSGMKAYLAAGAVAIVSAFVHAM, encoded by the coding sequence ATGTCTCTGAATTACGGGGTATACCGGAAATTGTCACACAATTTCCGAATGGGAGTGACTCTACTGGTACTCCTTGCAAGCGCGTATGTGCACGATGACAGACTATCATTTTTCTCGAGTGTTCGAGCGCAAGACGAAACACCCAAATCACAATGTGTGGTGGACACCGAACATGGAACTACCCAGTGCACGTGCGATAATACAGATCCATCGCCACAAAAGCTTGAGGCGACACTTTCGGAAGACCAAAATGTGTTGAAGGTGAGCTGCAAAAAAAATCACCTTGTATGCGCTCCGGAACAACTGAACGGCGACAAGGTCTGCCCACAAAGCGCTAACAAGCTGCATCAATGCAGTTCATCAAACGGCAGCAGTGCATGTATCACACTCAACGATATTCTTGTCAAACCCGCAGAAAGCGTCACCTGGTCGAAGGACACCACCGACACCTCGGAGGATTGCACCACTCAGCAGCTAGCAGTCCCGCAGGAGAACTTCCCGTATACTGACAAGAAGTTTCTTGTTGGTTGTATTGTGGCAAATGACAACGCCGACAAGTGCAGGGTGACTGTAACGGTCGCGGCGAGAGCAAGTGCAAAGAACGGCCAGACCGTCACCTGCGCTTACGGAACGAGTAGCAACAAGGTACCTCAGACCATCACGCTGAGCCCGTCTCAGAACGCGTTCACCCTGGTTTGCGGGACTGACGGAGAAATTATGCCGAGCACGTACCAGCAACATTACTGCGATAGCTCAGAAAATGGGGCTACCAGTGActgccaagagagagactacACTTCCGTCCTCACGACATACCAGGACACATGGTGGCAAAAAACCGAAAACTCATCTTACACACTGCAGATTCCGCCGACCGATTTCCCAGAAGAGCCAGCAAATATTATGGTCGGGTGCAAGAAGTCAAAGGTTTCGAAGAGAGGCCAGACTAGTGAAGGAGAACCCTCAACTGTTTGTAAAGTGCTGGTGACGATTGAGGCTTCGCCAAACAGCTCATCTGCAACAATGTCCGGGATGAAGGCATACTTGGCTGCGGGAGCTGTCGCTATCGTTTCTGCGTTCGTGCATGCCATGTGA